From Pseudomonas sp. G2-4:
ATCTAGCCCAAGGTCCGTCGATCCAGGCCAAGGGCGGTTCGGGCTATGCCGAGCGTCACGACGAGCAGCAGATCCCGGTGATCGGCATGCGCCGCAAGATCGCCCAGCGCATGCAGGAGGCGACCCAACGCGCCGCGCATTTCAGCTACGTCGAGGAGATCGACATCACTGCCCTGGAAGAGCTGCGGGTTCACCTGAATGAAAAACATGGTACCAGTCGCGGCAAGCTGACCTTGCTGCCATTCCTGGTGCGGGCCCTGGTCGTGGCCCTGCGGGACTTCCCGCAGATGAACGCGCGCTACGACGACGAAGCCCAGGTCATTCACCGCTCAGGCGCGGTGCATGTGGGCGTCGCCACCCAGAGCGACGTCGGCCTGATGGTGCCGGTGGTGCGTCACGCTGAAGCCCGCAGCCTGTGGGACAGCGCGGCGGAAATCTCGCGCCTGGCCACGGCAGCGCGCAATGGCAAGGCCAGCCGCGATGAATTGTCCGGCTCGACCATCACCCTGACCAGCCTCGGCGCCCTCGGCGGCATCGTCAGCACGCCGGTACTGAACCTGCCGGAAGTGGCGATCGTCGGCGTCAACAAAATCGTCGAGCGGCCCATGGTCGTCAAAGGCCAGATCGTGATTCGCAAGATGATGAACCTCTCCAGCTCTTTCGATCACCGGGTGGTCGACGGCATGGACGCGGCGCAATTCATCCAGGCCCTGCGCGGCCTGCTCGAACAACCCGCAACGCTGTTCGTGGAGTAACGAATGCAACAGACTTTGAGCACCACGCTGCTGATCATCGGCGGCGGCCCCGGCGGCTATGTGGCGGCGATCCGCGCCGGCCAGCTGGGCATCCCGACTATTCTGGTGGAAGGCCAGGCATTGGGCGGGACCTGCCTGAACATCGGCTGTATTCCGTCCAAGGCATTGATCCACGTGGCCGAGCAATTTCACCAGACCCGGCACCACAGCCAAGGTTCGGCGTTGGGAATCACGGTATCGGCGCCAACCCTGGACATCGGCAAGAGCGTGGAATGGAAGGACGGCATCGTTGATCGCCTGACCACCGGCGTCGCCGCGCTGCTGAAAAAACATAAGGTCCAGGTCATCCACGGCTGGGCCAAGGTAGTCGATGGCAAGACCGTTGAGGTTGGCGACACCCGCATCCAGTGCGAGCACCTGCTGCTCGCCACCGGTTCGAAAAGCGTCGACCTGCCGATGCTGCCCGTGGGCGGGCCGATCATTTCCTCCACCGAAGCCCTCGCTCCGACCTCGGTGCCCAAGCACCTGGTGGTGGTCGGCGGTGGCTACATTGGCCTGGAGTTGGGCATTGCTTATCGCAAGCTTGGCGCTGAGGTCAGCGTGGTCGAAGCCCAGGAACGGATCCTGCCGGCGTATGACGGCGAACTGACCCAACCGGTACACGAGGCGCTCAAGCAATTGGGCGTGAAGCTCTACCTCAAGCACAGCGTCGAAGGGTTCGATGCCCAGGCCAGCACCTTGCAAGTGCGTGACCCCGCTGGCGACACGCTGAACCTGGACACCGACCGGGTGCTGGTGGCGGTCGGGCGCAAACCCAACACCCAAGGCTGGAACCTCGAAGCGTTGGACTTGGCGATGAACGGTGCGGCGGTGAAGATCGACAACCGCTGCCAGACCAGCATGCGCAACGTCTGGGCCATCGGCGACCTGAGCGGCGAACCGATGCTCGCCCACCGGGCCATGGCCCAGGGCGAAATGGTCGCCGAGCTGATCGCCGGCCAACACCGCGAATTCAACCCGACGGCCATCGCCGCGGTGTGCTTTACCGATCCGGAACTGGTGGTGGTCGGCAAGACGCCGGACGAAGCCCAGGCAGCCGGGCTCGACTGCATTGTTTCGAGCTTCCCGTTCGCGGCCAACGGCCGGGCCATGACCCTGGAATCGAAAAGCGGTTTCGTGCGGGTCGTGGCGCGTCGGGACAATCACCTGATCGTTGGCTGGCAGGCGGTTGGCGTGGGTGTCTCGGAGCTGTCCACCGCGTTCGGCCAGTCCCTGGAAATGGGCGCACGCCTGGAAGACATCGCCGGCACCATCCACGCCCATCCGACGCTGGGTGAGGCTGTGCAGGAAGCGGCGTTGCGGGCGTTGGGGCATGCTTTGCACCTGTGATTCTGCGGAACTGATGGTGTGAGTGAGTGCCCTATCGCGAGCAAGCTCGCTCCCACAGGTGATAACGGTCGTTCATGGGAACGCAATCCCATGTGGGAGCGAGCTTGCTCGCGATTTTCAAGAACACCATCATTTATCTGTCTGCACCTTGTCGAGCGGGCTGCGAAACAGCCCCGGAATGAAGTATTGTTGTCCCCATCCAAAATACGTCAGAAGCCTTGAACCGTTTCGACGGTTGTTAAGAAATAGAGGGTGTCATGGGTAACGAGAGCATCAATTGGGACAAACTGGGCTTTGACTACATCAAGACCGACAAGCGCTACCTGTCGCACTGGCGCGATGGCGCCTGGGACGCCGGCACCCTGACCGACGACAATGTGCTGCACATCAGCGAGGGTTCCACCGCCCTGCACTACGGTCAGCAATGCTTCGAAGGCCTGAAGGCCTATCGCTGCAAGGACGGCTCGATCAACCTCTTCCGTCCCGACCAGAACGCCGCCCGCATGCAACGCAGCTGCGCCCGCCTGCTGATGCCGCACGTCGAGACCGAACAGTTCATCGAAGCCTGCAAGCAAGTGGTCCGCGCCAACGAGCGCTTCATCCCGCCTTACGGCACCGGCGGCGCGCTGTATCTGCGCCCGTTCGTGATCGGCGTGGGTGACAACATCGGCGTGCGCACCGCACCCGAGTTCATCTTCTCGATTTTCTGCATCCCGGTCGGCGCCTACTTCAAGGGCGGGCTGACCCCACACAACTTCCTGATCTCCAGCTTCGACCGCGCAGCACCGCAAGGCACCGGCGCGGCCAAGGTCGGCGGCAACTATGCCGCCAGCCTGATGCCCGGCTCCCAGGCCAAGAAAGCCAGCTTCGCCGACTGCATCTACCTGGACCCGATGACCCACTCGAAAATCGAGGAAGTCGGTTCGGCCAACTTCTTCGGCATCACCCACGACAACAAATTCGTCACCCCAAAATCCCCTTCGGTCCTGCCGGGCATCACCCGCCTGTCCCTGATCGAACTGGCCAAATCGCGCCTGGGCCTGGAAGTGATCGAAGGCGACGTGTTCATCGACAAGCTGTCGGAC
This genomic window contains:
- a CDS encoding branched-chain amino acid aminotransferase, coding for MGNESINWDKLGFDYIKTDKRYLSHWRDGAWDAGTLTDDNVLHISEGSTALHYGQQCFEGLKAYRCKDGSINLFRPDQNAARMQRSCARLLMPHVETEQFIEACKQVVRANERFIPPYGTGGALYLRPFVIGVGDNIGVRTAPEFIFSIFCIPVGAYFKGGLTPHNFLISSFDRAAPQGTGAAKVGGNYAASLMPGSQAKKASFADCIYLDPMTHSKIEEVGSANFFGITHDNKFVTPKSPSVLPGITRLSLIELAKSRLGLEVIEGDVFIDKLSDFKEAGACGTAAVITPIGGISYKDKLHVFHSETEVGPITQKLYKELTGVQTGDVEAPAGWIVKV
- the lpdA gene encoding dihydrolipoyl dehydrogenase; the protein is MQQTLSTTLLIIGGGPGGYVAAIRAGQLGIPTILVEGQALGGTCLNIGCIPSKALIHVAEQFHQTRHHSQGSALGITVSAPTLDIGKSVEWKDGIVDRLTTGVAALLKKHKVQVIHGWAKVVDGKTVEVGDTRIQCEHLLLATGSKSVDLPMLPVGGPIISSTEALAPTSVPKHLVVVGGGYIGLELGIAYRKLGAEVSVVEAQERILPAYDGELTQPVHEALKQLGVKLYLKHSVEGFDAQASTLQVRDPAGDTLNLDTDRVLVAVGRKPNTQGWNLEALDLAMNGAAVKIDNRCQTSMRNVWAIGDLSGEPMLAHRAMAQGEMVAELIAGQHREFNPTAIAAVCFTDPELVVVGKTPDEAQAAGLDCIVSSFPFAANGRAMTLESKSGFVRVVARRDNHLIVGWQAVGVGVSELSTAFGQSLEMGARLEDIAGTIHAHPTLGEAVQEAALRALGHALHL
- a CDS encoding dihydrolipoamide acetyltransferase family protein, whose product is MGTHVIKMPDIGEGIAEVELSVWHVKVGDMVVEDQVLADVMTDKAMVDIPSPVHGRVIALGGEPGEVMAVGSELIRIEVEGAGNLKEGPKESVQPAAVVPAPKSEPVAVPEPVVEKTAAPRTVAQAPVARDPEERPLASPAVRKHALDLGIQLRLVQGSGPAGRILHEDLEAYLAQGPSIQAKGGSGYAERHDEQQIPVIGMRRKIAQRMQEATQRAAHFSYVEEIDITALEELRVHLNEKHGTSRGKLTLLPFLVRALVVALRDFPQMNARYDDEAQVIHRSGAVHVGVATQSDVGLMVPVVRHAEARSLWDSAAEISRLATAARNGKASRDELSGSTITLTSLGALGGIVSTPVLNLPEVAIVGVNKIVERPMVVKGQIVIRKMMNLSSSFDHRVVDGMDAAQFIQALRGLLEQPATLFVE